A stretch of the Haloplanus aerogenes genome encodes the following:
- a CDS encoding methyl-accepting chemotaxis protein, producing the protein MGIPFLNRIRERYGLKLAVAFTVVILLTVGVGTVVSADASAQLRADVEQHLAGTADERAERLDAWLSGVQTQARSASDHPALRSDDRATVTAYLDELASDDRAPPGVVATHYVDADSGEIITSSNEQLVGVDARAQGAPFAQEGVSFSGPNDVLVTDPFRPSVVDFTTIAVATPVDGREDRLLVYMINFEQQVAQFDQLTEHSRTIVVDGDGTVVAHPNAELIGSSTDELSTAVPASAFEGQTFEQQGDTVTAAAPVGATDWSVVIAEPAAEAFAVQRAVVSGIVGLILVAVVSLALIGVTIGSRTTLSLRRLSGKAEAMAAGDLDVDLTTGRTDEIGQLYHAFDEMRASLRERITEAEEALAEARKARTEAEEARTEAEEARAEATATNERLERTAEAYGDVMQDVADGDLTRRIDVNDTNDAMATIGTAFNDMVSAIESTIEEVKAFGADVANAAEAVDRNATDVMAAGEAMNESVAEIADGARSQTESLQDMTGEVNDLSASAEEIAATVDTVADTSERAAEAGADGRAAAEAAVEELDGIEETTDHTQEEVEALKEEMAEIGEIVDVISDIAEQTNLLALNASIEAAHANGDAGDADGFAVVADEVKNLAEETKESASEIEARIESVRERTEQVVSGTQETSQRVTEGVETVEGAIDALERIADYVEEIDSSIQGIADATDGQADSTERVVQSLDEVAAISKQTAEQATGVTETADRQERTISEVDDAADELTQRAARLREQLADFDVGTTGADTMAGGQRADALGDGGRDTGGI; encoded by the coding sequence ATGGGCATCCCCTTCCTGAACCGCATTCGAGAACGATACGGACTCAAACTCGCGGTGGCGTTCACTGTGGTCATCCTGTTGACCGTGGGAGTCGGGACCGTCGTGAGCGCCGACGCGTCCGCGCAGTTGCGCGCCGACGTCGAACAGCATCTGGCCGGGACGGCCGACGAACGGGCCGAACGGCTCGACGCCTGGCTGTCGGGCGTCCAGACACAGGCTCGAAGCGCGTCGGACCACCCGGCGCTCCGGAGCGACGACCGCGCCACGGTAACGGCGTATCTCGACGAACTGGCGAGCGACGACCGAGCGCCGCCCGGTGTCGTCGCCACCCACTACGTCGACGCCGACTCCGGCGAGATCATCACGAGTTCGAACGAGCAACTCGTCGGCGTCGATGCCCGCGCACAGGGCGCGCCGTTCGCGCAGGAAGGTGTCTCGTTCTCGGGGCCGAACGACGTACTCGTCACCGATCCGTTCCGCCCCTCAGTCGTCGACTTCACGACCATTGCCGTCGCGACGCCGGTCGACGGACGGGAGGACCGACTGCTGGTCTACATGATCAACTTCGAACAGCAGGTCGCCCAGTTCGACCAGTTGACCGAACACAGCCGGACCATCGTGGTCGACGGTGACGGGACCGTCGTCGCCCACCCGAACGCCGAGTTGATCGGCTCGTCGACCGACGAACTGTCGACGGCCGTCCCGGCGTCGGCGTTCGAGGGGCAGACGTTCGAGCAGCAGGGTGACACGGTGACTGCGGCCGCACCCGTCGGTGCGACCGACTGGTCGGTCGTGATCGCCGAACCCGCGGCCGAGGCGTTCGCCGTCCAACGCGCAGTCGTCTCGGGTATCGTCGGGCTCATCCTCGTGGCCGTCGTCAGCCTCGCGCTGATCGGCGTCACCATCGGCAGCCGAACCACGCTGTCGCTCCGCCGACTCTCCGGGAAGGCCGAAGCGATGGCTGCCGGCGACCTCGACGTGGATCTGACGACCGGCCGCACCGACGAGATCGGACAGCTCTACCACGCGTTCGACGAGATGCGCGCCTCGCTCCGTGAGCGCATCACCGAAGCGGAGGAGGCGCTCGCGGAGGCGCGGAAAGCCCGCACCGAGGCGGAGGAAGCCCGCACCGAGGCGGAGGAAGCCCGCGCCGAGGCCACCGCCACGAACGAACGCCTCGAACGCACTGCCGAGGCGTACGGCGACGTGATGCAGGACGTGGCGGACGGCGACCTCACCCGCCGGATCGACGTGAACGACACGAACGACGCGATGGCGACTATCGGCACGGCGTTCAACGACATGGTCTCGGCCATCGAGTCGACCATCGAGGAGGTGAAAGCGTTCGGCGCCGACGTGGCGAACGCGGCCGAGGCGGTCGACCGGAACGCGACGGACGTGATGGCGGCCGGCGAGGCGATGAACGAGTCGGTCGCGGAGATTGCGGACGGCGCCCGAAGCCAGACCGAGAGCCTGCAGGACATGACCGGCGAGGTGAACGACCTCTCGGCCAGCGCCGAGGAGATCGCGGCGACCGTCGACACCGTCGCCGACACCTCCGAACGCGCGGCCGAAGCCGGCGCGGACGGTCGCGCTGCCGCCGAGGCAGCGGTCGAAGAACTCGACGGCATCGAGGAGACGACCGACCACACTCAGGAGGAAGTCGAGGCGCTGAAAGAGGAGATGGCCGAGATCGGCGAGATCGTCGACGTGATCTCCGACATCGCGGAGCAGACGAACCTGCTCGCACTCAACGCCTCCATCGAGGCCGCCCACGCCAACGGCGACGCAGGCGACGCCGACGGCTTCGCCGTCGTCGCCGACGAAGTGAAGAACCTCGCCGAGGAGACCAAGGAATCCGCGAGCGAGATCGAAGCGCGGATCGAGTCGGTCCGCGAACGCACCGAACAGGTTGTCTCCGGGACACAGGAGACGAGTCAGCGCGTCACCGAGGGTGTCGAGACGGTCGAAGGCGCCATCGACGCGCTCGAACGCATCGCCGACTACGTCGAGGAGATCGACTCCAGCATCCAGGGCATCGCCGACGCCACCGACGGGCAGGCCGACTCCACCGAACGCGTGGTCCAGAGTCTCGACGAGGTGGCGGCGATCAGCAAGCAGACCGCCGAGCAGGCGACCGGCGTCACCGAGACGGCCGACCGCCAGGAACGGACCATCAGCGAGGTGGACGACGCCGCGGACGAACTGACTCAGCGGGCGGCTCGGCTTCGCGAACAGCTCGCCGACTTCGACGTCGGCACGACCGGTGCGGACACGATGGCCGGCGGCCAGCGCGCGGACGCGCTCGGTGACGGCGGCCGCGACACGGGAGGGATCTGA
- a CDS encoding bacteriorhodopsin, with translation MLGTATTWAALGAIGMALGTIPPLWGLQNDPDRRGHYLALAGVTGVATVAYALMALDIGTVSASGRVVSIPRYVDWLITTPLILLFLSMLGRTGRGSLLRLVVADIALLALGGVAVVLSGPIRWAAFAGGVVCFGVLVYELYGRIPRLATFSNERARILFITLRNLTIALWTLYPIVWVLAPSGIGLLTRDMTMLVVAYLDLISKAAFVALAVDGMDALADADRGDAGAGAVTVDPDADADSTSTAAD, from the coding sequence ATGCTCGGAACGGCAACGACGTGGGCGGCACTCGGTGCGATCGGGATGGCACTCGGAACGATTCCGCCGCTGTGGGGTTTGCAGAACGATCCCGACCGGCGCGGACACTACCTCGCCCTCGCCGGCGTGACGGGCGTCGCCACCGTCGCCTACGCCCTGATGGCGCTCGATATCGGGACGGTGTCGGCCTCCGGCCGCGTCGTCTCCATCCCTCGATACGTCGACTGGCTGATCACGACGCCGCTCATCCTCCTGTTCCTCTCGATGCTCGGACGGACGGGCCGCGGCTCGCTCCTCCGTCTCGTCGTCGCCGACATCGCCCTCCTCGCTCTCGGCGGTGTCGCTGTCGTCCTCTCCGGCCCGATTCGCTGGGCGGCGTTCGCCGGTGGCGTCGTCTGCTTCGGCGTCCTCGTGTACGAACTCTACGGCCGCATCCCCCGGCTGGCGACGTTCTCGAACGAGCGGGCACGCATCCTGTTTATTACCCTCCGGAACCTCACCATCGCGCTGTGGACGCTGTACCCGATCGTCTGGGTCCTTGCGCCGTCCGGCATCGGCCTGCTCACCCGTGACATGACGATGCTCGTCGTCGCCTACCTCGACCTGATCAGCAAAGCGGCGTTCGTCGCGCTGGCGGTCGACGGGATGGACGCCCTCGCGGACGCCGACCGCGGCGACGCCGGCGCCGGCGCTGTCACGGTCGATCCCGACGCCGACGCGGACTCGACGTCCACCGCGGCCGACTGA
- a CDS encoding receiver/sensor box histidine kinase: MHEPTSASSIDVLYVDDDDAFAADAAEQLERVDNGLSIQRVTTAADALDRLDRASVDCVLSAHRLPDIDGIEFARTVRDAHGDLPFLLYTEAFDAVASDALAAGITDCVRKGTGTTQYELLAHRIRDAVTKRRVERTLRTERSQYHQLFEDAPVMYVVFRSVDDEPIIEDCNDRFLDRLGYDRDELLGRSVWELYADESMDRAVEGFDSGREGTFGQQERTLVAADGEHIETLFRASPRIDEHGTVIGTIGLYVDITERKHRERTLERLHETTRDLLRAESRTEVAEVITAAVRDVLGYQTNLVRLVDEEGTELHPVAITSSAERMLGERPVYAVGEGTAGRAFAEGETNIYADVQEVDDGYDRQDARASMFVPIGDHGVLSIGDTDVGAFDRSDRHLAEVFAANAATALTLLERTRDLERQNERLEAFASVVSHDLRTPLTVVDGSLELARERYDDADLDRAARSLDRAFDLIEDLLTLARQGDALDPDTVDLAAVAEACWQTVETGDATLVVEVDRPIRADESRLRQLLENLFRNAVDHGGEASADPLTVTLDRLDDESGFYVADDGPGLPDDRSDVFEAGYTTGSGGTGLGLAIVERIAAEHGWSVTARDAEDGGARFEFVGVETL; the protein is encoded by the coding sequence ATGCACGAACCGACCTCTGCATCGTCCATCGACGTGTTGTACGTCGACGACGACGACGCGTTCGCCGCCGACGCGGCCGAGCAACTGGAACGCGTCGACAACGGCCTGTCGATCCAGCGGGTTACGACCGCCGCCGACGCGCTCGACCGCCTCGATCGCGCCTCGGTCGACTGCGTTCTGAGCGCGCACCGGCTCCCCGACATCGACGGTATCGAGTTCGCACGGACCGTCCGCGACGCCCACGGTGACTTACCGTTCCTCCTCTATACCGAGGCGTTCGACGCCGTCGCTAGCGACGCCCTCGCCGCCGGCATCACCGACTGTGTTCGGAAAGGAACTGGGACGACGCAGTACGAACTCCTCGCTCATCGCATCCGCGACGCCGTGACGAAGCGACGCGTCGAACGAACCCTCCGGACCGAGCGGTCCCAGTACCACCAACTCTTCGAGGACGCACCCGTGATGTACGTCGTCTTCCGTAGCGTCGACGACGAGCCGATCATCGAGGACTGCAACGACCGGTTTCTCGACCGTCTCGGCTACGACCGCGACGAACTGCTCGGGCGCTCGGTCTGGGAGTTGTACGCCGACGAGTCGATGGACCGCGCCGTCGAGGGGTTCGACAGCGGCCGCGAGGGTACGTTCGGCCAGCAGGAGCGGACGCTCGTCGCCGCGGACGGCGAGCACATCGAGACGCTGTTCCGGGCGAGCCCTCGCATCGACGAGCACGGAACCGTGATCGGGACCATCGGACTGTACGTCGACATCACGGAGCGCAAGCACCGCGAGCGGACGCTCGAACGACTCCACGAAACCACGCGTGACCTGCTCCGCGCCGAGAGCCGGACCGAGGTGGCCGAGGTCATCACCGCTGCCGTTCGGGACGTCCTCGGCTACCAGACGAATCTCGTCCGACTGGTCGACGAGGAGGGAACGGAGCTCCACCCGGTCGCGATCACCTCCTCGGCCGAGCGGATGCTCGGCGAACGCCCCGTCTACGCCGTCGGTGAGGGGACTGCCGGCCGGGCGTTCGCCGAGGGGGAGACGAACATCTACGCCGACGTTCAGGAGGTCGACGACGGCTACGACCGACAGGACGCCCGGGCGTCGATGTTCGTCCCCATCGGCGACCACGGCGTCCTGAGCATCGGCGACACCGATGTCGGCGCGTTCGACCGGTCGGATCGCCACCTCGCGGAGGTGTTCGCGGCCAACGCCGCCACCGCGCTGACGCTTCTCGAACGGACCCGCGACCTCGAACGGCAGAACGAACGACTGGAGGCGTTCGCGAGCGTCGTCAGTCACGACCTCCGGACGCCGCTCACCGTCGTCGACGGGTCGCTCGAACTCGCTCGGGAGCGATACGACGACGCGGACCTCGACCGCGCCGCGCGCTCGCTGGACCGAGCGTTCGACCTGATCGAGGATCTGCTAACGCTAGCGCGACAGGGCGATGCCCTCGACCCCGACACGGTCGATCTGGCCGCCGTCGCCGAGGCCTGCTGGCAGACCGTCGAGACGGGCGACGCGACGCTCGTCGTCGAGGTGGATCGACCGATCCGAGCCGACGAGTCACGGCTCCGGCAGTTGTTGGAAAACCTGTTTCGGAATGCGGTCGATCACGGGGGCGAGGCGAGCGCCGACCCCCTCACCGTCACCCTCGACCGCCTCGACGACGAGTCGGGGTTTTACGTCGCCGACGACGGCCCCGGCCTCCCGGACGACCGCAGCGACGTGTTCGAGGCGGGGTACACGACGGGGTCGGGCGGCACGGGGCTGGGGCTCGCCATCGTCGAGCGAATCGCGGCAGAACACGGGTGGTCGGTCACCGCACGCGACGCCGAGGACGGCGGCGCGCGGTTCGAGTTCGTCGGCGTCGAGACGCTCTAG
- a CDS encoding 2Fe-2S iron-sulfur cluster-binding protein: MVEVNLVGLSIGALLTLTAVALHLSKGTGWTPTTDISQEVLERRAESVPETDFPEPMNRAIGAGGGGAVGAGAVAGEGEGAELEGGEAAAEESGPWDVPDDEAETFEIEYAKEGATIEVKENETVLEAGEDEGWDLPYACRQGQCVSCAGQITSGGNSEDYVVHDDQQMLDDNELDDGYTLTCVAYPKADFTIETGEAP; the protein is encoded by the coding sequence ATGGTCGAGGTAAATCTGGTGGGACTGAGCATCGGGGCGCTCCTGACGCTCACCGCTGTCGCGCTCCATCTATCGAAGGGGACGGGATGGACACCCACCACCGACATCAGCCAGGAGGTACTCGAACGCCGGGCGGAGTCGGTGCCGGAGACGGACTTCCCGGAACCCATGAACCGAGCCATCGGCGCCGGCGGGGGTGGCGCCGTCGGGGCCGGTGCCGTCGCTGGCGAGGGTGAAGGCGCCGAACTCGAAGGCGGCGAGGCGGCCGCCGAGGAATCGGGGCCGTGGGACGTGCCCGACGACGAGGCCGAAACCTTCGAGATCGAGTACGCCAAGGAGGGCGCGACTATCGAGGTCAAGGAGAACGAGACGGTGCTCGAAGCGGGCGAGGACGAGGGCTGGGACCTCCCCTACGCCTGTCGGCAGGGCCAGTGTGTCTCCTGTGCCGGCCAGATCACCTCCGGCGGCAACTCCGAGGATTACGTCGTCCACGACGACCAGCAGATGCTCGACGACAACGAACTCGACGACGGCTACACGCTGACCTGCGTCGCCTACCCGAAGGCCGACTTCACCATCGAGACGGGCGAGGCGCCCTAG
- the gnd gene encoding phosphogluconate dehydrogenase (NAD(+)-dependent, decarboxylating), translated as MQLGVIGLGRMGRIVVDRVLDAGHDVVAFDIDEDAVAAAADEGAEPADSIPDLAARLGADKRIWLMVPAGDAVDAALAELEPHLDGDDIVVDGGNSHFEDSTRRAEETAAAYLDCGTSGGPAGAELGFSLMVGGPEAAYAELVPVFDAVATGPDGHDRMGPAGSGHYVKMVHNGVEYALMQAYGEGFELLHEGRYDLDLEAVARTWNNGAVIRSWLLELCEEAFREEGSDLGDVADHVAGGSTGTWTVQEALEREVPVPLIHQALAERFASRRDRFSRRLANRLRYGFGRHEVARRDA; from the coding sequence ATGCAACTGGGCGTGATCGGACTGGGACGGATGGGACGGATCGTCGTCGACCGCGTACTCGACGCCGGCCACGACGTTGTCGCGTTCGACATCGACGAGGACGCGGTGGCGGCGGCTGCCGACGAGGGTGCGGAGCCGGCCGACTCGATTCCGGACCTCGCGGCGCGACTCGGCGCCGACAAGCGCATCTGGCTGATGGTCCCCGCGGGCGACGCCGTCGACGCCGCGCTGGCGGAACTGGAGCCACACCTCGACGGCGACGACATCGTCGTCGACGGCGGCAACTCCCACTTCGAGGACTCGACCCGGCGGGCCGAGGAAACCGCGGCGGCGTATCTCGACTGTGGGACGAGCGGCGGCCCCGCCGGCGCCGAACTCGGCTTCTCGCTGATGGTGGGCGGTCCCGAGGCGGCCTACGCGGAACTGGTTCCCGTCTTCGACGCCGTGGCGACGGGGCCGGACGGCCACGACCGGATGGGACCGGCCGGCTCGGGCCACTACGTGAAGATGGTCCACAACGGCGTCGAGTACGCGCTGATGCAGGCCTACGGCGAGGGGTTCGAACTCCTCCACGAGGGACGGTACGATCTGGATCTGGAAGCGGTCGCGCGGACGTGGAACAACGGCGCCGTCATCCGGTCGTGGCTCCTCGAACTCTGCGAGGAGGCGTTCCGCGAGGAAGGATCGGATCTGGGCGACGTGGCCGACCACGTCGCCGGCGGGTCGACGGGGACGTGGACGGTACAGGAGGCTCTGGAGCGAGAGGTGCCGGTGCCGCTGATCCACCAGGCGCTCGCGGAGCGGTTCGCGTCGCGGCGGGACCGATTCTCCCGGCGCCTCGCCAACCGCCTGCGGTACGGCTTCGGGCGGCACGAGGTAGCGCGGCGGGACGCGTAA
- a CDS encoding aminopeptidase — MDDRIRAHAETLVGWSARVEDGDEVVMRVAEGAHDLAVAVAAALGERGATLVATYGSDEVSRAYLRAHDGDFGPADAERALYDRADVYLSLGGGRNTTATADVPGDTQSAYARAREEVREARLATDWVSTVHPTRSLAQAAGMSYEAYRDFVYDAVLRDWESLATEMGRLKDIFDDGRQVHLVAEGTDLTLSIAGRTAVNSAASVAYDSHNLPSGEVFTAPAGTEGEVTFDVPITVQGRRIRDAHLVFENGEVVEFAASEGEDALADLLDTDAGAKRLGELGVGMNRGITRPTDNVLFDEKMAGTVHLALGRAYDACLPDGETGTESAIHTDFITRMGEGSRLVVDGEVIQRDGVFRWEDGFEG; from the coding sequence ATGGACGACCGCATCCGCGCCCACGCCGAGACGCTCGTCGGCTGGAGCGCGCGCGTCGAGGACGGGGACGAGGTGGTGATGCGCGTCGCGGAAGGGGCTCACGACCTCGCCGTCGCCGTCGCCGCCGCACTCGGGGAGCGGGGGGCGACGCTCGTCGCCACCTACGGCTCCGACGAGGTGTCTCGCGCCTACCTTCGCGCCCACGACGGCGACTTTGGCCCCGCCGACGCCGAACGCGCCCTCTACGACCGCGCCGACGTCTATCTCTCGCTCGGCGGCGGCCGCAACACGACCGCCACCGCCGACGTGCCCGGCGATACCCAGAGCGCCTACGCCCGTGCCCGCGAGGAGGTGCGCGAGGCGCGTCTGGCGACCGACTGGGTGTCGACCGTCCACCCCACCCGCTCGCTCGCGCAGGCCGCCGGCATGTCCTACGAGGCCTACCGGGACTTCGTCTACGACGCCGTCCTCCGGGACTGGGAGTCGCTGGCGACGGAGATGGGCCGCCTGAAAGACATCTTCGACGACGGCCGTCAGGTCCATCTCGTCGCCGAGGGGACGGACCTCACGCTCTCGATCGCGGGCCGGACGGCCGTCAACAGCGCCGCGAGCGTCGCCTACGACTCCCACAACCTCCCCAGCGGCGAGGTGTTCACCGCGCCTGCCGGTACCGAGGGCGAAGTCACCTTCGACGTGCCGATCACGGTGCAGGGGCGTCGAATTCGCGACGCCCACCTCGTCTTCGAGAACGGCGAGGTGGTGGAGTTCGCGGCCAGCGAAGGTGAGGACGCCCTCGCGGACCTCCTCGACACCGACGCCGGTGCGAAGCGACTGGGCGAACTCGGCGTGGGAATGAATCGCGGCATCACCCGTCCGACCGACAACGTCCTCTTCGACGAGAAGATGGCCGGAACGGTCCACCTCGCGCTCGGCCGTGCGTACGACGCCTGCCTCCCGGACGGCGAGACGGGGACGGAGAGCGCCATCCACACCGACTTCATCACGCGGATGGGCGAGGGCTCCCGTCTCGTCGTCGACGGCGAGGTGATCCAGCGCGACGGCGTCTTCCGGTGGGAAGACGGCTTCGAGGGATGA
- a CDS encoding glycerophosphodiester phosphodiesterase translates to MTDADLVVIAHRGFAGVNPENTVGAVRAAASRADRVELDAVACADGTPIVFHDARLDSGPESRGITDGTGTVADHPPETVTAATVRGSGERVPTLDRLVAETAVPLDVELKRPGTSVRRGSLPAAERTAARERWQPFVDRVLDELGDRDVRFSSFCEGALAAVRERDSSVPLAPLCRNLDVGRELAARYDADAIHPSLAAVRAGDVPTDRTVNVWTIRTWHEARDAVASGADGLIADYPGLTRWL, encoded by the coding sequence ATGACCGACGCCGACCTCGTTGTGATCGCCCACCGCGGCTTCGCGGGCGTCAACCCCGAGAACACGGTCGGCGCCGTTCGGGCGGCCGCCTCCCGCGCCGACCGGGTCGAACTCGACGCCGTCGCCTGCGCGGACGGCACGCCGATTGTCTTCCACGACGCGCGGCTGGATTCGGGACCGGAGAGCCGCGGCATCACCGACGGCACAGGAACCGTAGCCGACCACCCGCCCGAGACGGTGACGGCTGCCACGGTACGGGGGAGCGGTGAACGGGTGCCGACCCTCGACCGACTGGTCGCGGAAACGGCCGTGCCGCTCGACGTGGAACTCAAGCGCCCCGGCACGTCGGTCCGTCGGGGGTCGCTCCCCGCGGCCGAGCGGACCGCCGCCCGCGAGCGCTGGCAGCCGTTCGTGGATCGGGTGCTGGACGAACTCGGCGACCGCGACGTGCGCTTCTCCTCGTTCTGTGAGGGGGCGCTCGCGGCGGTCCGGGAGCGAGATTCGAGCGTCCCGCTCGCGCCGCTCTGTCGTAACCTCGACGTGGGCCGCGAACTCGCCGCCCGGTACGACGCCGACGCGATTCACCCGTCGCTGGCGGCGGTTCGGGCGGGCGACGTGCCGACCGACCGCACCGTCAACGTCTGGACGATCCGAACGTGGCACGAGGCACGCGACGCGGTGGCGTCGGGGGCCGACGGGCTGATCGCGGACTATCCCGGGCTAACGCGGTGGCTATAG
- a CDS encoding TIGR00296 family protein produces the protein MSEAQTVHLSYEDGARAVELAREAVEAYVLQGQREQPGSMRDAFYARTGAFVRITSTRGRGRLRGCAGAYRGSDQLGHAIVDAAITAASGDSCGSEIEPPELESLNISVCVVCNHVLTSDPLSDIELGTHGIAIDADGQHAWMYPTLPVENGWNEEQFLTHACRKAGLSPLAWQDDDTMITLFEGQVFRERPEGGSVEQL, from the coding sequence ATGTCCGAGGCGCAGACGGTACACCTTTCTTACGAGGACGGGGCTCGAGCGGTCGAACTGGCTCGTGAGGCCGTCGAGGCGTACGTACTCCAGGGGCAGCGAGAGCAGCCGGGAAGTATGCGCGACGCGTTCTACGCCCGAACGGGCGCGTTCGTCCGCATCACGTCCACCCGTGGCCGTGGCCGCCTCCGTGGCTGTGCCGGCGCGTATCGTGGCTCCGACCAGCTCGGCCACGCCATCGTCGACGCGGCCATCACCGCCGCATCCGGCGATTCCTGTGGCTCCGAAATCGAACCACCCGAACTCGAGAGCCTCAACATCTCCGTCTGTGTCGTCTGTAATCACGTCCTCACCAGCGATCCACTCTCCGACATCGAACTCGGCACACACGGCATCGCCATCGACGCCGACGGGCAACACGCCTGGATGTACCCCACGCTTCCGGTCGAGAACGGCTGGAACGAAGAACAGTTCCTCACCCACGCCTGCCGGAAAGCCGGCCTCTCCCCGCTCGCCTGGCAGGACGACGACACCATGATCACCCTCTTCGAGGGACAGGTCTTCCGCGAGCGCCCCGAAGGCGGGAGCGTCGAACAGCTGTAG
- a CDS encoding AbrB/MazE/SpoVT family DNA-binding domain-containing protein, protein MSKSTDERGRLYLPKDVRDRFGERYRIVELPSHVALFPVDDDPLEGLRAAVGDAFEGDDADRLKADARRAIAREARDESG, encoded by the coding sequence ATGTCGAAGTCGACGGACGAACGGGGTCGGCTCTACCTCCCGAAAGACGTTCGCGACCGGTTCGGGGAGCGGTATCGTATCGTCGAGCTTCCCAGCCACGTCGCCCTCTTTCCTGTCGACGACGACCCGCTGGAGGGCCTTCGGGCCGCCGTCGGTGATGCGTTCGAGGGCGACGACGCTGACCGGTTGAAGGCGGACGCCCGGCGGGCCATCGCCCGCGAGGCTCGGGACGAGTCGGGGTAA
- a CDS encoding PIN domain-containing protein produces MYVETDFLVALVNEEDWLRGSVLRALDEYDVHTSILAYAEVLVLFYDHEAAEYEIDAPRAVTNLLELVPIRPAAHEDAVLAATVFIDEYDLTPFDALHAGVAATADEVVLSSEKAYDTVGLDRQPLEPEESG; encoded by the coding sequence GTGTACGTCGAGACGGATTTCCTAGTGGCTCTGGTGAATGAGGAGGATTGGCTCCGCGGGTCCGTGCTTCGTGCGCTCGACGAGTACGACGTTCACACCTCGATTCTGGCGTACGCCGAGGTGTTGGTCCTGTTTTACGACCACGAGGCAGCCGAGTACGAAATCGACGCACCCCGAGCCGTCACCAACCTGCTCGAACTGGTCCCGATCAGGCCGGCCGCACACGAGGATGCCGTCCTCGCGGCGACGGTCTTCATCGACGAGTACGACCTGACGCCCTTCGATGCTCTCCACGCCGGCGTCGCGGCGACGGCCGACGAAGTGGTCCTGTCGAGCGAGAAGGCCTACGATACGGTCGGTCTCGACCGACAGCCACTAGAGCCCGAGGAGTCAGGCTAG